The segment taccatttcattcttttgcctgtagttgttcagttttcccaacattatTTTGTAAAGAGATTCTCCTTTCCCtactgtatattcttggctcttcCATTGTAAATTAGTTGACCATGCAATGCATTGGTGGAGCACTGTGGTTAAGACATGTTCTCCTGACTTTAAAGTTCAGTAGCTTTATTATTTAATGTAAGCACATAAATGAATTGTGTGATACCTCTTTAGTTTTTATAATACCTTCGTATGCCACTGATTCATAATGCAGAGTACTGTGACTAGGCTACTTGATCTAGACTAGTGAAATATCACTTTAATACAATAttaatttgtttcttaatttgaTTGATGCAGTTAAAGCAAATACCTTCTCCTCTTTGCTTGAAGTCTAGTCTTTCAAAAATGGACAACAAGCTGGATATATTCAGGAGGGAGTTGGTGGATGTTCAGGGCATCCCTCTCTTTTGGAGCATTGTTGAGGAGTGGTCCCAGGTGGAGTCATTTGAAAGTCGACCAGATGACCTTCTGATCACCACCTATCCCAAATCTGGTAAGATCTTTTCACTCATTTGTACTAGGTGATTGGTTATTGATTCACATGTGTAAGCCCAATGATGGGGAGATCACTCGACAAGGGACTATCTGGAACAGTTGTGGGACAGTTTTAAGTTACACAAAGTCACTTATTTTGAAAGGTCTGCAACTGAGTGGAGGCTATATCTTAGGGGAAATTAATGCTattggaatttctttttaaagtcaagcaaaaacaaaactacataGATAAAGAATTTAAGAACATTAgaatacatatgcacacataaacTTTCTATACAAGTtaatgttcaaatattttgcttattttaatattcaaacaTACTTTGTAAAACAGTGTTTTGCTATTTCAAATGTACTTACTTTGTGAATATGTTTAGAAGTattttgacctgagaccaaactagggtggaggtaatgaagataatgacaaCCTCCTACAGAAGGTCCCTTGCACATGCTGATGCACTTAGTGCCCCTGACCTTGCAGCAGtccagttagacctggacatggaacagcagactggttccaaatcggaaaaggagtgcatcaaggctgtatattgtcaccctgcttattaaactatATGAAGaatacctcatgagaaatgctgggctggatgaagcacaagctggaatcaagattgccaggagaagtatcaataacctcaggtatgcagatgacaccacccttatggcagaaagtgaagaagaactaaaaagcctcttgataaaagtgaaagaggagagtgaaaaagttggcttaaaactcaacattcagaaaactaagatcatggcatctggtcccatcacttcatggcaaatagatggggaaacaatggaaacagtgactttacttttttgggctccaaaatcactgcagatggtgactgcagccatgaaactaagagacacttgctccttggaagaaatgctatgaccaaactagacagcatattaaaaagcagagacataattttgccaacaaatgtccatctagtcaaaactatggtttttccagtagtcatgtatggatgtgagagttggaccgtaaagaaagctaagcaccaaagaattgatgcttttgaactgtggtgttggagaagactcttgaaagtcccttggactgcaaggagatccaacaagtccatcctaaaggaaatcagtcttgaatattcattggaaggactgatgctgaagctgaaactccaatactttggccatctgatgtgaagaactaactcactggaaaagaccctgatgttggtaaagattgaaggcaggaagagaagggaatgacaaaggatgagatggttggatgacatcaccgccatgagtttgagcaaactctgggagaaagtgaaggacagggaagcctggtgtgctgaagtccatgaagtcacaaagagttggacacaactgagagactgaactgaactgaacttagaagTATTTTGCTCTAAATTTAAACACCTTATGACTTTAGTATACAATATCAGAAAGAAGAGTTtaatataactcaataaaaatcgATAATTTTTGAACTTCGCtcgtggtttagtggttaagaatctgcctgccaatgcaggggacacgagttccatccctggttatgAAAGATTACATGTGCAATGGGGCAAGTAAGCTCTTGATCCACAATTACTGAGTCCACACTCTAGAGcctatgagctgcaactactgatcttgcatcctgcaactactgaagcccacacacctagaacctgtgctctgcaacaagagaagccactgcagtgagaagcgcATGCACCCCAACAAAGAGTGgcccccacaacaaagacccaagatagctaaaaataaagcaaacaaataattttttaaaaagaatcaataacTTGTATTTCTCAAAAACATACATGACTGAATTACTTTGTGGTATAcatgaaactagcacaatattttaaatcaaccatacttcaataaaaaatgtgtaCTCCTTCAGATCTTTTTATGATAGTTTTCTACTTTATCCAGTGATAGATATATGGAAAGGTATCAGAGAGATGAGGCTCTCTTGCCTTTTACCCAGTTAATTTAGTTGTACTCATAATCAACCAACTGTCCTAATTACAGAACTCTAAAGTCAactttcctttatatttctgctcatttcttaaaagaatcgaggaaaataaatttttagtaaGTATATtgactactgattttttttttagattatatatatattaaaactacCTCAAAGCAATATGTTACAAGTCCTAGAAGGAAAGCCCTGCAAAGCTTGGAGGATTCTAATGTGCCAAAATTACAAACATAGAATGAGAATATAGGGCACCTACTAGGAAGTAAACAAATGCTTTATGCAGACCTTCATAtgacattaaaaatatgtttcttttggCAAAAgcttgcttttcctttctcttgccaCTATTATAGAAAAGAACTATACACCAAGCTCAAATTGTTTAGGACCAAATCTACTTTACATTTCTTTGTTGAAGTATAAACTTAGGAAAGGAAATATAGTCACTGAGAATGTAtgtgttcttttgtttctgcttttttttggATATATTCACAAGCAGCAATACATTAAGCcaacctttgttttgttttatttttaatttttattggagtgtagctgatttacaatgttgtgttagtttcagatatatagcacagtgaatcaattatacatatatgcactctttttttagatcttcttccatatagatcattacagagtgttgagtagtgttccctgtgctatatggtagatCTTTATTAGGTTTCattcttatatataatatatatatatatataatattgtgcatatatcaatcccaataacccaatttatccctcactccccctcttctccctagtaaccataagtttgttttttacatctgtgatcctatttctgttttgtaaataagctcatttgtactgttttttgttgtttgttgttgtttagattccatatataagtgataacatatggtatctgtctttgtctggcttacttaacTCAGTATgtcagtctctaggtctatccatgttgctgtaaattgaattatttcattgtttttatatgGCTAGCCCAtagtccactgtgtatatgtactacatcttctttatccatttctcagttgatggacatttaggttgttgtatatatgtactacagtaGGGATAGTCCATTGTATTAGACCACTAgtgctccccaggtggtgctagtggtaaagaacctgcctgccaatgcaggagacataaaagatgtgggtttgatccctgggtgaggaagatcccctggaggagggcatgacaatccattccagtattcttgcctggagaatcccatggacagaagagcctggcaggcataCACAgtagagttgcacagagttggacacgactaaagcaacttagcatgcacacatatatgtgctACATAGTCCAATGGCATAgaagtccattgtatatatgtactacactttctttatccattcttctgttgatgaacatttaggttgcttttatgttctggctattgtaaacacagtcctgcaatgaacattagcTGCATGTATCTGTCCTGATtataattttctctggatatactgGACAAATATATATActgcagaaatatagatcagtggaatagaatagaaagcccagagacacaccaacacacctatggtcacctaatctatgacaaaggaagaaagaatatacaatggagaaaagatagttttttcaataaatggttatgggaaaactgaaaaattacatgtaaacaaatgaaattatacCACACAataacataaactcaaaatggattaaagacctaaatgtgaggctggatactataaaactcttttagataaataggcagaacactctcagacataaatTTTAGTAGGATCTTTTCTGATTCATCTCttagaataacaaaaataaaaacaaaaataaacaaatggaacctgattaaactggaaagcatttgcacagcaaaggaaaatatcaacaaaatgaaaagatagccctcacaatgagagaaaatacagtatttacaaaagaaacaaccaacaagggattaatctctaaaatatgcaaacagctcatgcagctcaaaatcagaaaaacaaacacccaaccatttgttaatttttgctttttttccattaCTCAAGGAGGTGTATCAAAAATGATCTTGCTGAAATCTATGTCTGAGAGTGTTCTACTTATGtattcctttaagagttttaaagtatccagccttacatttaggtcttcaatccatttaaaatttatttttgtatatggtgttaagggggcttccctggtggctcagtggttaaaaaaaaaaatatcttccttccaatgaaggagacacagattcaattcctgggtctggaagatctgcttgagaaggaaatgacaacccattccaatattcttgcctgggaaatcccacagagagagaaacctggcaggctacagtccatggagcctggtgggctacagtccatcacaaagagttggacatgacttagcaactaaacagcaataacaaatgGTATTTGGGAGCATTCTAAAGACAATTTTTGGAAGCTACCATTATTCGAATAGTTCATCTATGAAAGTAAACCTTGAAGGTGAACTTCTTCTGGCAGAGTAAAAACTAAATGGCTTCACATAAATTAATCCTATGCTCTTTAttcctgttattttctttttagtttgtttcCCTTACAAACTATTGAGATTATGTCTTAAAATTACTAATATATCAGTGCCCTGttgatttttctataaaaagatTCAAGTTAATGAACTCATTAATGAGCTAAACCATGtgctatttttttcaaatattgtgGAAAGTAAACATTTACAGTTCAAACCATAAATTGGCATCTTTTTCAATCAGACTTCATTGGCCACCATTTGAACCACTCACTGATAGCAAATAAAATGTGCTATATTGTACTTTGGCATTTAggtctcttttcctcctcctcatgAATCATCACTTAAGCCAAAACCAATTgctgtcatttagtcactaagttgtgtctgactctttgcaaccccatggagcataggccaccaggcttctctgtccatgggatttcccaggaaagaatactgcagtgagttgccacttccttctccaggggatcttcttgacagaaggatcaaacctgcatctcctgcaatatcaggcagattgtttaccactgagccatcagggaagcccaagcggAAATCAGACCAAGCAACAAAATGTTCAAGGGTAATAATGATTTGACTCAACTTTTTCTTAGTACCGTAATTGTCTATGTGGAAGGATGGAGGAGAGAGACTCATGCTCATGATGTAGGAACAAGGAAGAGGAAGAGTTGTCCACAAGAAAGGACTGAATAGTAAGGGAGTCTAAAGTACTCTAATACCTGGAACCAATCCAAAGTTGCATCTACAGATAGATCATTCTACAGAAATGCTGTGTGCACAGATCAGTTATTTAATTTGTATATGTAGTTTCTATCCATGATTATGCAACTTAGAGACTGTCATTACACACTGGGTAAAGAGGAAGAGGATAGAAACAATTAGTAAGGTATTTTTCTCCTAGGTACTAcgatgtttattttgtttgtctgtttagCAGTGCCTCAATACCCTGATCATTGAGTGCTGTAGACAATTGGGTAGACCATATTCTCATATACTTAGGTCATTTCTCAAAAGACCAGTGAGGCATAATCTCAAAAACATCAGAGTGACCTGGTCTGCCCTGCTCATTCAGAATCCGTCGTCTTTTGTTGATGAATGACACATTGGTCTCTATAGACGCAATCTTAATGTCTTCTTTGTTTCCCTTGCTCACCATTACTCCAAATATTGAACATTTTTAGCTGAAGTGCTCTTTTGTCCCAAAACCtaataatctttttatttaaataggaAATATACAAATTGCTGGTAAGACTCACTAACTTTGACTTATTCCCTCATCCATTCTACCCAGGAGGATATGCTATTGCTACTTACATTCTGTCTCCTTAAAAAGTCAAGCTTAAGTCCTTTGCCTGCCTTACTTTTATGGTTATTTTAACCAGATTTGagacatatagacacacacacagatgtacacaatacatatgtatatgttcaAGATAGATACTGATATCTCCTAAGAAAAGAGATACTGATATTTCCTATCTCCtaggaaaaaagaatgcaaatgaagaaaaaaaaatttttttattacagtGCTTCTCTACCTCTGTTAACCCTCTCATATACTTTTTAACACAGAAGTTTTgagtttctttcattcttttttcctcaggAACAACCTGGATTAGTGAAATATTGGATTTGATCTATAACAATGGGAATGTGGAGAAATGTAAACGAGATGCAAtatacaaatgagtgccattcatGGAATTAATAATTCCAAGACTTACAAATGGTAATTGCTCTTAATGTTCCTTTTCTGCATGGGATTAAATCCCCCCTTTTTTGTGGTGTTTGAAAGTGTTGTGATGGAAAATGATAGAGACAGAGCTTGTGCAGTTGAATCATAAGTGTCTACAATAAAAGAGTAAGAATCTGGCTATGCCAATACCCATATTATAGTCAACTTCCACCCAAAGATAATATCTACATATGAGGAAATTTTAAtgagtatatttttttctgaataggaCACACAGAAGCTTTCAACATTTAAATAATGTGTGATCATCATATGTAGAAAATTCAGTGTTTGATTTATTATAGAATCATGTCTACTATTATGTAGCTGATGTTCACAGACCCAAAGAAAATGATGATGGGAATATGTGGTTTtgtgttattaaaatatttaaaattagccATGGATCTCATGACTTAATTtgattttaggatttgaatataAAAAAGCTGGAAAGATATATTGAAGTCCTGCAGTTCAACTTCCCTATATTGTaaataggaaaaagaggaagataaatgaaggaaaaacttGGACAATTTGCACTTGACTTACTGCCTCAGCAAGCTTTTTATCTGAGGATTTATAGACATTTATAAAGATAATAAGCcccattatttataaataaaaaatcctAGCTCACCagaatttatcagttttttaccTTATTGTGGATCTCAGAAGTATATGAGGACATGTAGTCATATATCCATTTCAAGTCACATAGTGGAGTTAATGTTTACATAGTCTTAGGTTATATTTTAATTAACCTTTAAGATTCcatatttaaaatgtagtttaaCTTTTGTGCTTGCAGGTGTTGAGGACTTGAATGACATGCAGTCTCCTCGATTAGTGAAAACACACCTACCTGTTCAACTTCTCCCttcttcattttggaaaaataactGCAAGgtagcaaattttttaaaaagcaaactttaTGTTGTGATTACTTTTACTAGTTATGCAGAAATTAAGATGGGAAATTGCAATCCATGGATAaatcattgaaaaaataataattttgtccATATATCCCCAGGATCAAAATAATACCACAGGACACAAATGCTATAGGTAAAGGATTATTCTCAGTGCCCAAACACTGAGAAtcactcaggctttctcttctCTAAAATGCCTTCTTGTCTAAATCCCTTCACTCATCGCTTTTAAACAATGGATGTTTAAATAACCCAGAACTCCTTCATTAACtcagtataattttaatttaccAATATGAACTTATATACAATTTATAGCATACAGTATGTTATAATTTATAacatttccctgatggcccagtggtaaagaatccatctgccaagtaGGAAAGggaggctggatccctgggttgagaaaatcccctggagaaggatatggcttCAGTAATTTTGcaggggaaatcccatggagagaggggcctagtgggctgcaatccatggggtggcagaagaactggacataacttagtgactaaacaacagcaaaatattaCATTGCAGGTTTAGCTAACTACTGTATTATGGACTTTGCTGGttgctcaatggtaaagaatctacctgccaatatgtcactctggttcaatccctgggtcagggaggtcccctgctgaaagaaatggcaactcactccagtattcttgcctgggaaatccagtggacaaAAGAGCCtaggggctacagtctatgaggttgcaaaagagctggacatgacttacaAAAACGGACTTGTTGTAACAACAACAATGGACTTGTTTCAAGCTACctttttaataagcatttaaatTAATGTAATGTTTAAAGTGGCAAGTACATAAATACTAAGGATATGGATTGATGAGTTTTCACAAAGTGAGCATACCCACAAAATTAGACCCCAggactgagagggtaacaggcaggaaggccagggttctccaaacggaggaaagaggctgcaagtgccagacattttttatctctcttaagtgacaggaggaaacaaaccagcaatattttttcttctctatacaaatttaaaaggaggtttctcttaaaatgctgtgttgccatgacacctggtttcacctgaagctaactactctcaaaccttgagttgaccaatacatttctttttcttatggaaatgttgtcttaagctttGTTAATGTACTCCAGACTCTATCTTCatgttggttccgccaaatggcccaacctacttactcaggtattgttcacctaatctatgtaaatgaaactatttgttggtattctgcccttctacaagattcaagtcaattgttttatggccagggatgaattatctggtgccattctaaattttatgacattcctttcttttcattaacagattgtgagtgactatataacaataatgtatcctgcctgaggacagtctttggattaaaccctctggctaattctgttattttaaaacataaattatgggagtaggtctggtctttacaaggatgtatcctgcctgaggacaatctttggattaaaccttctggccaattctgttatcttaaaatgtaaattatgggagtaggtctggtgaggtctttacaacatccagacattctttggattcattggagactatataactccattgctaacactagcaaagggggtgctcttttgcccccttctgatgcctatgtcagaagctttctctatctcctttatactttaataaaactttattacacaaaagctctgagtggtccagcctcatctctggccccggattgaattcatctcctccagaggccaagaatcctggcgtcttatcgttcagcaacaacctttcagaacAAGAAATTGACCAAGGAATTGAATGAGGAATAAAGCCCAGGAAAGCTCTATTCCTGTGCACTTCCAGACAGAAATCCCCATTTGCAGAGATAATCAATATTTGTGAATGTTTTCATCATAAGGTGATTTGCCTGTTTTTCCTGTAAATTTATTCTCCTGAATGTttagcttatttcatttaatgtaatATCTGTGGGATCAATTCTTACCATGCTTGCTATTTTGCTTTTGTCTTGGTTTCCTTAATATAGATCTGTTTACATCATAAATTGTGGTATTATGAGCAAAAGTAGCTCACTAGAGAGGCAAATTCTCAGGCCCAAATccaacctactgaatcagaaaataTGGGCTTGGGGTCCAGCAATCTGAGTTTTAAAAAGGCCTCCAAGCATATTTGGTTCATATTAACATTTGAGAACCACTCATGTTAGGCATTCCAATATGTGCATGTCAATATTCCACAAATTACTTATTCATGGTATAATTGATGGACAGTTGGGTTGTTGTTTATTGTCAGTAATAAAAATAGTTCTGCAGTGCACATTCTTATGCAAGTATTAAAtagcacatatatgtatacatttccCTTAGTTACATACCTTAGGATAAAACTGCATCTTAACGTGTGCATTTGTCCAGctttagaaaaaattttccaatttcttttcaAAGCATATGCACTCATGTACACTTTGATCAACAGCATATGAGTCAAAGTTCTCCATGTCCTCATCAATCCAAAATAtagctaaaaatatttacttttagcCATACTGGTAAATGGTGGCAAACtggtggcatctcattgtggttttattttgtatttccctaatgattaattcTTTCAAGCAACTTTACATAGCTTAGATATCACCCTTTCTGAGGTATGTGTACAGATCCTTTCCCTTTTTCTATAGgggcttctttctttttaattattaagcTAGAAGTTCTCCATATAGTCTTGATACAAGTCTTTTCATaagataatttaatttctttatatcttactccattttatttttttttctttttaactttctcagcaatatcttttaaagaagtttttaattttgatgttggTGGATATATCAGTTTTTTCTGTATGATTGGAGCTTTCTGTAATTGTTTAAAATGTCATCTCCCAAATCATGAATATATTCTCCCTTCTGTTTGCCTCTAGAGGCTTTATTGCTTCAGTTaccacatttatataaaaatatcagtttAATGCCTATAACATAAGTAgtaatgttgtttttaaaaaaaattttgatataacaattttctttctctatgaccATATTATGCAAAGGTTTAAAAAGCCAAGGACCTCTGCTCCATAGAGCATATAGTCTTATAGAATACATCAAATACTGTGgaaaagacagataaaatatactcatacatatatatgtatatatatatatatatttatatatgaaaaaataattacatcTCAGCATGGTAAGTGCCGGTACATTAAGTAACAATTCTCTGGGGCAAAgcagtctctttctctctctggctatgcTGCACAACTTGCAGCAACTTagttcccaagccagggatagaaccccgttccccctgcagtggaagcacagggtcctaaccactggactacaagggaagtcctgaaagaagtcttataaatgaaggaaaattttgATCAACATCTTAAAGAAAAAGTAGGAGATTTTCAGATTAACAAggtcattttagaaaaaaaagactatatgTACATAGCCTAACATGTGAAACAGCAAGGCATGAGGCAGATTCCACAAGCGGTTTAATGTTGTTGGTGTTTAGAGCATGTCTTTATCACTGCATCTTTAATAGAATGAGCAAAAGAGCTGTTGTTTTTCAGctgtagtttttcttttgaaaaattgatTGATTATACTTTCacttatgtatgtgtgtttgtgtctacCTTTGTTTTTCATTCAAAATCTAATTAAAACAAATGTGATAAGGAAGTAAGGATATAGTTTAATATCTTAAGTCTAGAAGTAAAAACTCATAGAAGTTCCCAGAAATACCTTGGTATTAGGAGAACCGGGGAATATCACTGAGAGCCTTTTATCTACATTTCTAGCTCACAGACTTCTTTAAGGAAATAGATGTGGTGGTGATAAGAAAGCAGTTGATTCATCACCATGGTCTCTCAGTACTGAAACAGAAAGCAATTGAGAATGTTTGCAAAGTTTAGTATTTTCTCAAGAAATTATATCAGCAACAGGGTCCAAACTCTAAACTTTTGAAAGGTCCCTTTCCACTCATgtcacttcttttttcctttttctaagccTATCCAGAATACAAGAACTACCAGTGGTATGGGATTATAAatgttcccatttcctttctccatcagttggaaaagaagaagaaagctcaGATTCTATTTAGATGAAAGGAGATTTCTTcctgaaatacatttttactcagaaatatatttattgcatAAGTGGCTAGGGCCTCAATGTTTTCAAGTGTGCTTTTAGGGGATAAGTAGTATTTATAAGTAGTATTTTCAGGGGATAAGTAGGCTTAATGGACTTCATAGGATTTGCCAGCAAGGCATAGCAACATCACTTTTATTGGGAAATGTGTTCCAAATGTCTGCCTTCAAACATACTTGACATCTTAATACATAAATTTTACTCCCATGGCAATCATTATAAACAGCAATGATCGTTATGTACATTGATTAAATGTACCCAAATAATagtttcttttcaataaaatataaggtGTTTTCTCAGCTTTATAAACTTGCTTCTTCCTTTCATTATTAGTTTTAACAAGTTATGAAgagaaatattctaaatttagGAGTAAGGTTAGTTcattcttaaaattcaatatttactGTAATTCTTATTGTACTTGGTTTTCCATGTGTTaagagattttcttcttttgaaatactAAAGACAAATCAGGGACTTGAGAGATGAGCTTTTGTGTtaatatatagtcatatatatagACATAGTATATCTAtgtcagaataaaaatataaagcttaggttgtgatttaaaaaaggagaataaaCATTCTGCCAGGGTAAGTGAAAAAACACAAATGattaaagaatataaatgaaatgatgaTTTTCCCTATCTCCCCACAGATGGTCTATGTGGCACGGAATGCTAAAGATGTAGCCGTGTCTTACTATTATTTTTACCAGATGGCAAAAATGCGTCCAGATCCTGGTACCTGGGAGGAATTCCTAGATAAATTCATGACTGGAAAGGGTGAGTCTAAATCTTATTTTAATGATAGAGTTCTGTTGTGAAAAAACTTTTTACAAGGAGATATAAGGTGTAAATACAAGTCTTGTATTTATTATAAACGTAATATGTGCCCAACATTCTACTAGTGTATGAGGAAGATAGGCGAAGCAGAAGATGTAAAACATGTAGTCTCTTCACTTTAAGGACTTTTGGGGAATATGAGACTTACAGAGTCTTCAATCCTAAGTCTGTTTTGTTACTGCTTAGTGACCACTGATAAGCACTTTCTTATTGTCCCTCCCCTTGTATTGTTGTGATTTTGTACATATCTTTTGgactttcttttctctatcattcctccatttttattatataaactcGAAATTCTTGAGTGAAAATTTTATACTCAAGTCTTTGTTCTTCTACAGAGCCTCTTTTAGGAAACATACTCAATGCCTATGGTAGTAACTCTATGCTTCTTCCACATCCCATTCTTAACCTCTCAAtccctgtcttttctctctctctccctctcctatGAACTTCAATACCACTTACCTTCTGTGCTACTTAGTATCTGCCATCTTGCTCttgtaattttagttttatttatttgtagctgta is part of the Odocoileus virginianus isolate 20LAN1187 ecotype Illinois chromosome 29, Ovbor_1.2, whole genome shotgun sequence genome and harbors:
- the LOC110124837 gene encoding LOW QUALITY PROTEIN: sulfotransferase 1 family member D1 (The sequence of the model RefSeq protein was modified relative to this genomic sequence to represent the inferred CDS: substituted 1 base at 1 genomic stop codon); the protein is MDNKLDIFRRELVDVQGIPLFWSIVEEWSQVESFESRPDDLLITTYPKSGTTWISEILDLIYNNGNVEKCKRDAIYKXVPFMELIIPRLTNGVEDLNDMQSPRLVKTHLPVQLLPSSFWKNNCKMVYVARNAKDVAVSYYYFYQMAKMRPDPGTWEEFLDKFMTGKVAFGSWYDHVKGWWEKKKDYRILYLFYEDMKKDPKCEIQKLLKFLDKDLPEETVDKILYHSSFEMMKQNPSANYTTMPKFSMDHSVSPFMRKGVSGDWKNQFTVAQYERFEEDYEKKMKGSTLQFHSEI